The sequence GTAGAAAATGTAATAAGATTTAAAAGCTCAAATCACTCGAGTGCGTGTGACCAATCAAAAGCATATAATTCAGAATGCCAATTTCCCAGCAATCACATTAAATACATgggatgtacactgtacttgccAACTGCATATTGCCTAATATTACAGAACGAGATAAGTTTGCGTGTGCTGAAAACACATCAGCATAATCTATGCTAAGTACAGCAATTAAAGAGAATCATTATAGTGGAAGACAAGTGAGatattttcaatatctcaccccCACTAAACTCTACATATCACTTTAACTACCGGTACTCTATTATCTTTGATGATTTATTATGAGTAACACTAACAAGAAGTAAATGTAAACCTCTTGTGATGGAACACCACAACAGGGGAACAAGAGCTTATACAGTGTGCAAAATTCTTTGTCTTTATTCTTTAACTTTAAGTATTTTACTACACAATTTGTCATACCTCTCTGAATTTCTTGCGCTTGTTGAAGAAGAACAGGCGGCCTGCGTGTATCAACTCACGATCAGGTGGTCCCAGCGTGAAGGGCTGAGAGTTAAATAGATTGCAAACATGAGTTCATTATGTATATAATGCGGATTTGATCTACAGTATGAACATACAACATTCATCCAACCAGAACACACCAGAGCAAATTTCCTTGTCTCTCGAACGGTTGTGTTCACACAGATCAGCTGTAAAGTTATAAGTCAACATGATGTTAGCTAACAATGATGATAGTGGAGCGTGATGTGGAATACCTCGTTTGAAGTTTATGTGTTTATCACTGTTGAGAGCTTCAAAGCTAATCAATCATTTGGAATTCCCTTGTAACATGTCAAAAGGGTCTACCAAGGGTCTGACATgatttgccaggatgatgaGCTGTTTTGGAgcattttgagatcaaaagtgtgaaataacGAAAGTCATTGTACACACAATCGACTTTTACTCCTGAAGCCCCATCCAGGTTCAGTAGTGGGTTAGTAAAACATTGTTAGTAAGCCCTACAATTACACATTACACAGACTTAAAGAGAACTGCAGAGCATGCAAAAAATCTGACAATGTTTTGCAATGTATATTGGTGTCAAGTTTGAAAGCATGGGCCTGGGATATCTTCATTTATCCACTCACCTCAACCCCTTTTGTGAACAGAACCTCCTCCATTTTGCCATATTGAGCAAAGGAGCACCTCATTTTTACAGCGCTGTCATCTACATCCTCATCGCCATGGTGATCTGCTAGTGATGCATTGACACTACTTGCCGCAGCATCTCTCCCTCCAACATCTCTCCCTCCAGCATCTCTCCCCCCAGCATCTCTCCGCATTGCCCTTCCTATCTTCTCGTTGACGTAAACGCGCGACGGTACTGGGGGCTTTGCATTTCCCTCCCGCCGCAGCGACCGCGACAGCGCAGCAAACGACTGGCTCTTCCCCTTCTTGAGGATGTGGTTGTTGGCATAGAGGTCAGGGTCTGAGATGTGCGGGAGCAGGGTTGCGCCCAAGTAGTCCTCTGACTTGCTCCTGGAGGTCTTTCGCATCACGGGGGCGACTTTGGCGAGGCGGCGTGCAGCGTTGGCAGGCTCCTCCACATCTTCCGCAGTATGGAGTTCACTTATCGTCATGGCGGACTGGTGAAGCGCCAAATCAGATAAGCCTGACTTCGTCAGCTGCGGGAGACTCCTCTTGCGCTCCATGACTATTGGGGGTCTTGCTAATTGCCTCTCTGACAGGGAGGGTTTCAGTGGCCTTGACACAGCAACATCAGGATCGCTGAGCGCTGTGCTTGACTTTGCCAGCTGCTTCTCCTGCGGAAGTAGCACTGGCAGCTCGTAGGGGCTGTCCTTGAGCTCACTTAGCAGCATTGAGGCTTCCCCATCAGGGCTGTGTCTCGTGGGAAGCTTTGGCTGGACAATGATCTGTCTGTTGAATTCCTCCGAGAGCTTCCTCATCGGTGACCTCGGCGGGGTCTGAGGGCACGATGAACAGCTGCACGTAGCTTTCTCATAAATCTGGTTCTCGCTTTTGGTATTATTCTTGCGGGGCATCATGATCCAGGCGTTCTCATAGACGGTGGACTTCCTCGAGCTTTGCGATGCTGTCCTGGCTGTTTCCTGCACAGAGTTCCTCTGTGGTACACTGGGCAAATCCTGCAAAGGGTTCTTGGCTGAAGCTGTTTCCTTTGGAGACCCCTGATGTGTATTAGACAATTCCTTTGCTGCTTCCTGAAAGGAATTCCTGAGAGCTTGAGCTCTGACAGCATCCTTCAGGGATTCCCGGAAAGAATCTTGCGAGGAGCTGTGCGGTGACTGCTTGAGTGGCTCCAGGATCAAATCCCTCACAGAGAGTCTGCCCGAGTCCCTGACGGACTCTCGGTAGGGACCGCTCACCAGAGCCACGTCAGCGTTCACCTGGGCATCTTGGCCGGCACCGGTGTCCCGCCGGGGAATGATTTCATCTCCCCCGCTGTCGGACGTCATGGCATCGGTGCTACTTGACCACCTTCCATCCGGCCCTTTCCTCTCCCCCAAGAAGTCTCCGTTCTTCGGCTCCCGCTCAAGGATGATGTTGCCTTCTCCCTCCTTCTCCGGCAGGATCCGCTTTCGTCGCATAGCAACCGTAGCGATCAGCTCCCGCTTGAGCCTCTTCTGCACCAGGCTGACTGGTGACAGGTTCCCTGTGTTGCCGGAGTAACCCATCAAGAGCAACCCTCTTTTGCGGGTCAGAGCTGCCGCCCGGGCGGCGGATGCCTTGACGCTGCGCAGCCTGTTGTTGTGCAGGTTCTTTCtcgcctcctcctccttctcacTCTGATGCTTGCGTCGCAGCTTGGAGGGCCTCGCAGGAATCGACGGTCTGGTGGTGGGGTCAGAATGGCGCTGCACCAGTGCATCAATTTTACTGTGGGTTTGCCTGTGCATCCAAACAGAAAATTCAGAATGCACTGTAAAGATCAGAATAATCAAAGCACTACATTTTCATGTGACACATAGTCATTCAAAAAGTTCCAAGTGAGTTAAAATTGAAGTATAAAAAGCATCATTTaaatattgggaaatcgggcgatttttcagtgggtggtaatcactgatctctatggaagagcaagatcatcggtggaaagtagctgcttggcggaggtctgcgctctcagagtgcttttctagttgtgaCTGCATTAGTGCCAGTACAATGTTACCAATCTCATGTTGGTATCTCATATCTTTCTTAGGTTATGTTCTCACTTTAGGATGTCTTTGATTCCCCGGCTGTTGATGCCAGCGACGTTGTAGCCTCCAATCTCAAGGAAGTAGTCCCCCTTCTGGAGCCCTGCAGCTTCAGCTTGGCTGCCTGCAATGATACGCAGAAAGATATTGAGATAAACACTAGGGACATGCAAATGTTGGTGTGTTCCTTTAACTTTCAAAGCCATTCAAGGTCACAGTGCACTCtgatggggtggggggagaCAGTCAGACGCCCAAGAGATTGCATTATTTcctgtatgtaattatgaataGAAAGCATCAAGAAAACACCAGGAAAATTTCACTATGCCAACACTTGTTTTAACCTGATGCCCCACTGCACAGGAGAAAAAATTGATACCTTGTAAATACAACAAACTGTACTTTTGAAGTGATATGatgatatacatacaatatcattcatttcatgcCGAAAGCAAAAATAGGTACGAAGATTTACAGGACATTACAGTGCTTACATGCAAGAAGCAggattcagatataacattaaAATAATTACCACtttagagtaaaaaaaaaaaaaaaaaagaagaaatttccAAGATAGGCATACCCTATATTCCTTAACTATCTTTCCCACCCCCAAGACTATTACTGCCCTGATTcacgttcgtttgtttgttttgttttgttttttagctcATCCGACATACATGACTTGGTAAACCACTATAACAGATCATCTTCCTGCGATATGTCAATTTCTAGAGGAATTTTTGCTAAAAATTCCCATGAACACAGTTTAGTGGTGTACATCACACCTATGCCACTCACCGAGGTTTCAGAATTGCGGGCAACCGCAGGGTCCCTAAAAGCTGACTCACAGTTTAAAGATCCACTCATAATTATCCCGGAAAGAGTTTCACAGCAAACCttgcatcatttctttttttagtatGTTTACTTTTTAAGAGTCAAGACTGCACCAGTTAATATAATCAGAGTTTATGTTGATTGCGGAGatttttatgacattttgaggaTGTACCTATCCACAGAGTTGTACAAGGGGCCAAAGTTGGGAGAATCTAGAAATGGCAATttactttaacccattgaaaactagtcccgagtatactcgggcacatgtctatgggaaatgcgtgttatagcaaaatatGCCCATCCTCAACATGTTCAGTCAAAGATTAAATGAATATagtaagaaataaataaatgaacaaaattaaatcaaaaatgaatttttagaaaCAGAGAGGAATGAATAAACATCCAAATACATatagaaaagacaaaaaaaataaaaagcaaaaaatcaaaatacatatagaaatagacaaaaaataaaaaaaaaataaaaatattcaagaaaTATAGACCTACATGTGATTAGATTaatgaatagaaaaatacaggtaaaaagattttgaatgaaatcaaatctcaaTTGAGGGGATGTCAGGGTCTAAAGTTAGCTCACATCAATGTGTGTAGCCTCCTTCCCAATGATTCTTGATTCTTACGTTAGACCTtgatgttttatgtatttcagaAACTTGGCTTCATGAACAAATACCAAATCATGAAATTATCATTGAAGGCTATGATATCATAAGAAAGGATAGGCTGGTTAAGCGAGGTGGAGGTGTATGCATGTACgttaaaaacacaattttagcAAAAGATAGATGTGAATTTATTAGTCAATTCGACATTGAAACAGTGTTAATTGAAATTCAATGCAAAAAAATGTCTGTATCAATTTCCTGTATATATCGTCCTCCTACAGCAACTGCTACCTTCTTTGATGATTGCTCTGACATGCTAGAAAAAATACTTACATGTATGGATAATAAAGAGTTGATAATACTTGGTGATTTGAATGTTGACTATTGCTCAAACCCAAACACAAGTATCCATTCTCTTGAATGCCTCTTTTCTCTTCATCAACTAGTAAACAAACCAACATGTGTTACTGCTAACTCGTCCACGTGCATTGACcttataatgacaacaatgcCAGAAAATCATTATGTTTGTGATGTTGGTCAAATCTCGCTCAGTGATCATTATATGGTATTTACTTGTGTTGATATCAATGTCAAAAATACTGGTCATAAGATGGTTAGTTTCAGAGACTATAGTAATTTTAACCAAGTTGAATTTATTGAAGATTTATGTAATTGTGAATTATTAAGTGATCCAAATGTATCATTAGATATGGCATGTGATGATATTTGGCTAAATTGGGTCAATGCATTTCTTAAGATTTGTGATAGACATGCACCTATCAAAAGTATTAGGGTCAAAAATAGGTATAATCCCTGGATAAATTCTGAAATTATAACTGCCATGTATAAATGCGATTTTCTTACTGCGTAAAGCAATTAATGATGCAGCTTTACTTCATGAATATCGTAAACAAAGAAATGCTGTTATTAGTGCTATTCGTAAAGCCAAGACCGAATATTTCTCCACCATTTCTGTAAAATTTCGTAATGATCCCAAGAAACTTTGGAAAAAGCTTCATAGAGCCACTGGGAACTCCAAATTTGTCAATAATGTGCATAATGATTTGACTCAGGATGAGTTTAACGATTATTTTGTTCAAGTAGGGAAGACAATTTCTGATTCCTTCCAACATGAACCACTGAAGTGGAAAAATCCGCCATGTCtccacaatttcaaattttctgaaaTTTTTGAGGATGATGTAACTAAACTTCTGAATAATCTGTCAAGTTACAGTAATTTAGATATACTTAATATTGATTGCAAATTGCTTAAAATAGCTGCATCAATTATTGTTCGTACACTTACTGCAATTTTTGATTTTTCGCTTAAATCAGGCTTTGTTTTTGAAGATTGGAAGTATGCACGTGTAACACCCATTTATAAAGGCAAAGGAGATAAAGATGTTCCGTCAAATTATAGGCCCATCTCTGTTGTTTCTCACCTTGCTAAGATTCAAGAGAAATTGGTTCAAACTCAATTCATTTCTTACTTGTAGACATGAACTCATAACAATTGAACAATCAGCTTTTTTGATGAATCATTCTACTGTAACCTCTCTTCACAGAGCAATTGATGACTGGCATACAATTTTGAATGACCATGAAGTAGTTGCGGTGTGCTTTTTTGATATTTCTAAATGTTTCGATGCAATATCTCATGAGTTATTAATTTTAAAATTACAATATTATGGGGTCCACGATACAGAACTTAACTGGTTTAAAAGCTATTTGAGTGGAAGACAGCAATCTGTTAATTTGAATGGTAAATTATCCAATTCAAATACGATGACTGTAGGAATACCCCAAGGAGGGGTGCTTGGACCTATCCTTTTTCTTATATTCATTAATGATATTGTTCAGAGTGTTAATGCAGGAACGTGTAACATTTTTGCAGATGATGTTGCGATATATACTAATGGTAATAACATCAAAGAAGCGGAACTGAAATTACAAGTTTGTATTGATGAAATTGGTGATTGGTATGGAAACAACAGACTAAAAATCAATGCTGATAAAACGAATGTTATGCTTATATCATcaagaaaacatgattcaaatGAGTTAAATGTCAGTCTTAATGGCACTAGCCTTAGGCAAGTTGACTCTGTCAGATATTTGGGTTTAAACATTGATAGCAGATTAACATGGACTGAACATGTCAAGCAACTTTGTAAAAGTTTATCTCATAAAGTGCTTTCATTGCGTCGTTTAAGTAACACACTCAGTACCCCCCTCCTAAATACACTTTATAAATCTGTTATACAACCATGTATTGATTACGCTTGCTCAAGTCTGGGGAAATTGTTCTTTGAAAACTCATGAATTGATACACCGTATTCAAAGACGAGCGGCCAGAATTGTTTCTAAAAAGTATGGTGCCCGTGACATTAATGTCACTGACCTAATCAAGGATTTAAAATGGCTTTTTGAAACTAGGAGAGACTACTTTTTATGTATGTTGATGTATCAATGCATACATGGTACAGCCCCTGTACAACTttgtaatgaaattgaaatgtactTTGATAGGCATGGTTTTAACACCCGTAATGCTAATTCATTAAATGTGGTAGCACCAAAGCCcaatactgaaatgtttaaacaatcttttgttttctctggCCCGAAAATGTGGAATTCTTTGgacgatgaaataaaaaattccaaTACTTTAACGTCGTTTAAAACATTATATAAACGTAAGTATTTTTGAGTATATGTGCTTTACGGCACCTTTAATTAAACATTATTGATTACTGTTTTATGAATTGTTTTTCCTCATAGTTTGTCTTCCCCAGTCCCCACAATCACACAATGTACTGATAATCGTTGATTTTTCATCTCTTACCTGTAATGTATTATTTATTCTTATGTCGTTGATTTTATCTGCTACTGTTGATCTGTTGAATATCACTGTAAGCTTTTTCTAATGCAGTGGATTTTCCTTTACAATAACCCGGTCAATTACTTCTTGTAATTTCCTCACTGTGTTCCTTTTTCTCACCAACTTGCTCATTGGACAAACACGGTGATTTGGTGTGTAGCAATTTTGTACTGTATTTAATTGTAAGCATATTTCGGTaatgtgtgtgagtttgtgtattTGATTCCGACGCTTGTGTGCATGGTATTGGGTAGTGTCTGTATATTACGTGTATGTACATGTCTTTGATTGTGCGCATGCTTGCATAAATTTGTATAGTGTGTGCTTTTGCCTGTTTTGGTTTAGTATACTCTTAATGGGTGTGTGGGCTCGGCAGTGCGGGTCTTTTCATGAGTTGACGGATTCTGCATGTCCCATTCATCGTGGATGGGGCATTGGGGATCTGTTGGCGATTGAGAATGCTCGTACCGCTGAGCGAATAAGTGACATCCATGGATGTATTTGCTTATGCGGCGTCCGGGTAGATCTTTGTCACAGTCGGGTGCGGACCGTGGGGCGGGGCTTGGGTGGGAGCGTATTGCACGCTGGAATGAAACCGCTTTTCGCGGTGCGTTGGATGGGTTTTGATGGCACGTGGCCAGTGGTCCTCACCCTGGTGACGCTGATCTGCCTGGACGTTGCATAATTAAGCTATTTTATAGTCATTACTGCTGTTCACTTCATCACCGTGTAAGCCTATTTGATAATTTCTAATTTAGTGATTACTTTTATTATAAAATTACTCAATTGATATTTTAGTTTGAATAATTCGATTCAATTTACATATGACATGCATGAAATCCACTGCATTAGAAACTGCATATGAGACTGTTTTTATATGCATTTTAATACAGGACATTGTTGTAAAACAGCTTTTGCTGAACTTTTTATCCTGAATAAATAtattttaacaaacaaacaaacaaacaaacaaacaaagatgtgTGGATAAATATTATGAATCACATGCTGGATGTAAAAAGTATGATTAGAGAAGAGAATGATAAATTTGAAGCAACACACATCCATATTGGACAATATGTCCACCTGTTGATACACTGGATCATTCCAGTCACTCATATCCACGCACCTATCCCCAGATTACTCCAACCAAATCCTCCCTGCCGAAATTCCTCATCAA comes from Diadema setosum chromosome 17, eeDiaSeto1, whole genome shotgun sequence and encodes:
- the LOC140240951 gene encoding LOW QUALITY PROTEIN: uncharacterized protein (The sequence of the model RefSeq protein was modified relative to this genomic sequence to represent the inferred CDS: deleted 1 base in 1 codon) translates to MILASLRRNLFREIAQNFKEVVSGWYYVLRDDVGRTKHLKASKQQKALARSRGRGKSLKRKREEGDTGDRSSSVLRLDASIATQPDLRTSGQGGDKLVDFSSGLPGKSYWTGKIDNGSHTRWPIKPALLVPGNEKVNNAAAKQKLETFPKKPSSEVLSNIQARGGKENGSNVGVSIRPEPPADAKEVDVAGEKQNWLRKPLHFLPGTNFPEGKCTLGSKRETLLAEAPNNTKKVGSAGGKRPLENCQLGAFHTFPGSRDRPAEAKVGKSLGQGFARCPPASPSTFVRFPPASTSTFVRCPTAGTAVQGKPVLEDYPHQGSSKDILCSSEAAGGWKGSGGGIERRPPQGTSEEGQSSETDSAHMDRPDPLLSWITLHYVVLCKDASGKYGFTLLDTLPVQVGSVEKGSQAEAAGLQKGDYFLEIGGYNVAGINSRGIKDILKQTHSKIDALVQRHSDPTTRPSIPARPSKLRRKHQSEKEEEARKNLHNNRLRSVKASAARAAALTRKRGLLLMGYSGNTGNLSPVSLVQKRLKRELIATVAMRRKRILPEKEGEGNIILEREPKNGDFLGERKGPDGRWSSSTDAMTSDSGGDEIIPRRDTGAGQDAQVNADVALVSGPYRESVRDSGRLSVRDLILEPLKQSPHSSSQDSFRESLKDAVRAQALRNSFQEAAKELSNTHQGSPKETASAKNPLQDLPSVPQRNSVQETARTASQSSRKSTVYENAWIMMPRKNNTKSENQIYEKATCSCSSCPQTPPRSPMRKLSEEFNRQIIVQPKLPTRHSPDGEASMLLSELKDSPYELPVLLPQEKQLAKSSTALSDPDVAVSRPLKPSLSERQLARPPIVMERKRSLPQLTKSGLSDLALHQSAMTISELHTAEDVEEPANAARRLAKVAPVMRKTSRSKSEDYLGATLLPHISDPDLYANNHILKKGKSQSFAALSRSLRREGNAKPPVPSRVYVNEKIGRAMRRDAGGRDAGGRDVGGRDAAASSVNASLADHHGDEDVDDSAVKMRCSFAQYGKMEEVLFTKGVEPFTLGPPDRELIHAGRLFFFNKRKKFREVLAMVFNDALVIARSQHQDGRLRVIFPRLLILDISLLNFNCENAREFSITPVLSSSGHEAACHHGSIIFRAPSVKLKRSWQRVLTQQVMAVKYTSLGKVG